The Mya arenaria isolate MELC-2E11 chromosome 15, ASM2691426v1 genomic sequence GGGACATTGAAATGTTGTGACGTATGAAATGACTGGGCGCGCTGTGGTACGCGGTTAGATAATGTGCATACTGATGCTGAGTGACCTTGGCCGCAGGAAGAGCAAATGTGCCGAAACCTACAGTTAGGCCACGTGCAGCTGCCCATGTTGAAAAAATGGCACACTCTCGCCATTCTGCTTGGAAAGGTTCCCCTTGGGCTTGGGGCAGGCGTGGCCGCGGCCGGCATTAACATGCATCGCCACCATAAGTCCGTGTTAATATGTGCCCATGATGAGGGTTCGAATGCCTGCCGTAGCCTAAACTGTTCGTCGTAGCTGCGCCACGCCAGCCCGCCCTGACGTCCCGCGCATTCTCTAATCGTCCACATGTATTGCAGTAGCTCGGATGCTTTAGATGGATTGGCCTGAATGTATAtggacatgtatataataaaagcatCGGTCCATTTCTCGATCGTGCCGATTTTATCCCTACATTCCCTCGGCCTAGAGAGCAACTGGCCTTCCGCCGTCAATTGTAAAGTTGTTCCCGAACAGAAATCGGTAAGTTCGAGCGAACCTTTCAGAAGCAGAGCCAAATTTACGAATTCTCCCCTCCTGATCTGACTTCTAATTAGGTCGGGGACGTGGGCTGCTACGTCGTCGGGGGCTAACCTAATTGGACTAGGTCCCCCCGGCGCGCAAGGCAGATGTGTAATGGGGGCAGGCAGGGGAGCTACGGTGGAGGACGCTGCTACAAGTTCGGGGGTATTCCCCGCTACCGCACCACACCCTATGTTAAACGATGTATTTGTTTCTAACACATTTGATCTTTGAAGAATCTCTTCAAAGTCAACAACGTTTTTATTACCTTTGGACACGTCGTCCAGCGGGCTGCTCAGCTCTTCCTCTGGCTCCGTTTCCGCTTGCCTAGTTTTCCTCCTCTTAACTCCTCTCCCCCGTCCTGGCATTTTCACAAACTTTTAACTtaactcaaaaacaaataaataatattttttcggTATTTTTCCCACGTGTTACTCCTTCGAAGGTTAGCGAGAAAAGAACGTGCTGGGCTAGTCACGTGGTCAAGTAATCGGATGACCGGAGCGTTCCGCATGTTGATTTCCGGGCAACCACGTGTGTTTACCCGTATCTAGGAAGTATTTCCGAGAAATCGTagataaaaagagaaaacaatttattccgtcttaataaatgaaattatttccatatgtaaataatttttattatttgcattaaatgcaaagtagagttatctaacttggtaaattaagtaggttggatggttgagtaccattgtatcaagtcgcaatgcaatacctcaagcagttgctgagatattaacctatgtatgCTTGCACGccaaaccttaaccagaatttctaagtcaaataataaatgcctattatttgcataaaatgcaaactagagttatctaacttggttgattaagtaggttggatggttgagtaccattgtatcaagtctcaatgcaatacctcaagtagttgctgagatataaacctatgtgtgcttgcacgcaaaaccttaaccagaatttctatgtcaaataataaaggcctattatttacattaaatgcaaactagagttatctaacttggttaattgagtaggttggatggtgagtaccattgtataaagtctcaatgcaatacctcaagtagttgctgagatataaacctatgtgtgcttgcacgcaaaaccttaaccaaggggtgaggccaacgcttgggtgagtagtatagctttccttattcttcgaatagtcgagctaaaaatcaactCTCATAAAgtgtacattttttaaataatgcttCCAAGAAACAATTCTTTGAGATCAACAAGAGCAGTCACAGGAACATGAAAAATGCCCCTGCTTTGGCCTCATTAGATTGATAGCTAATTGACCTCTTAGCTAATAATATCTGTTATAATGAAGTAAAagcaaaaataagaaaacactCTCACAAATCAATGAAGTTGTAGTTGGAGCATTGCATTAATCAAAAGGAACTCAGTTTACAATTTCCAATTTTGTCAgaaacgatttaaaaaaaaaatcaataaattattaaattatttcttttttcaaagagAGTGATTTTTAGTATCATTTAGTTcctaaatgtcagcatattaaaactttgaataaaaatcaataaaaaaatccaaaggCCAGGAAAAAAAACATCGTTAAATGTGAGTTTCGTACCTCATCCCGAttttaccaaaataagattGCCCATTGCACTTcatgattttttaacaattcatgtATTAAGGCCAttctgattgtttcaaatgctcagctgtgtttgttttttaaaaatcttttaaaagaaaaaaatctgacaAAGCAAAAAAGGAAACTCCAGTCAAGTACACTTTTGCTACACAAAAAGACACAAatgcagggcttctaaaaaccagCAATTTGTCGGTCTGGACCGTTTTGACCAAGctagaccgatttcagtttcaaaaagtgtaaaaattatcggtccgaaattttctcatatttttttataatttcggtccaaaacgactaAGTCAGTGAAagttgtagaaattgtaatacacaaacattcatgggtcattcacacattcaaaactaccccaataggtcataaaagtgtcttagttACCATCAGACcaatgcgaccagctgcttgTTCCGCTATGCTGATCACTGtatagcctatctgttaattagcagacaTTTGCAATTGGTCCTATCACGTGTATTGGTAGgtcgcagaagacacaattaaacaaactatgtgttaattatgtgcttgcagctatcctgattaagtgttaacATCGGTCCATATTTTAACATGGCAAAATGCTATGTCCTTgtcgatcattacatgatatatctgtttgttgattaccaaactgttaaatttaaattttaataaagaacCAATGCTGGTtgaaaacggttttaaagataaatgcatttgtcattgttaatccgcaAAAGTATTAACAATCCgaattaacaagagatgtttgtcaaacattatgcccccccctgagcgccatgttgtcaggattatatggacaattgaatgaaatatgcatggaccgaaatgacagcttatttgttgctgttttaagactatgaccattaaagtgtgaggataaagtgtgttatgaccgtcatgacctttgactctatgaactcaaaatccagagtcatcagctggtcaccagaaacctaaatgtcaagttggagggccatgggtgcaggcattgtcaagttatcacaagacaagtttttttcgttcaaggtcactgtgaccttgacctttgacccgatgaccccttaaatcataaggggtcatctacaagtcagatgcaactccaagtcaagtttgaaggccatgggttcaggcattgttgagttatcactcggacaaccttttaccattcaagatcactgtgaccttgaccattggctctatgaatcctaaaatcaataagggtgatctactggtcaggcttaacatccatgtcaagtttaatgatcataggttcaggcattgttgagatatcagtgggggaagatttgttaactttttagcgttaaaggttactgtgacattgaccttggcctgatgacccccaaaattgataggggtcatctactgggcaggcccaaccttcatgtcaagtttgatgaccataggtccaagaattgtcaagtttgctttcaaggtcactgtgaccttgacctttgacccctaaaatcaatagggtcatctactggtcaggcccaacctccatgtcaagtttgagggccatgggtgcaggcattgttgagttatcacttggacaaccttttatcattcaaggtcactgtgaccttgacctttggcccaatgacccctaaaattaatagggacaatcttctggccagactcaacctccaaatcaagtttgagggccatgggtgcagccattgtcaagttatcactcggaaaaccttttaccattccaggtcactgtgaccttgacctttggcccaatgaccccttaaatcaatagggaccatcttctggccaggccaaacctccaagtcaagtttgagggccatgggtgcaggcattgtcgagttatcacttggacaaccttttaccattccaggtcactgtgaccttgacctttggccagatgacacccaaaaaccataggggtcatctcctggtcaggccaattctccaagtcaagtttgagggccatgggtgcaggcattgttgagttatcaatcggacaaccttttaccattccaggtcactgtgaccttgacctttggcccaatgacccccaaaaacaataagggtcatctactggtcaggcccatcctccaagtcaagtttgagggccatgggtgtaggcattgttgagttatcactcgaacaaccttttaccattcaaggtcactgtgaccttgacctttgacccattgagccccaaaaacaataggggtcagctactggtcaagcccaacctccaagtcaagtttgagggccatgggtgcaggcattgttgagttatcacatgaacaacattttaccattaaaggtcactgtgaccttgacctttgaccccctgagcccaaaaaacaataggggtcagctactggtcaggcccaacctccaagtcaagtttgagggccatgggtgcaggcattgtcacgttatcactcggacaaccttttaccattccaggtcactgtgaccttgacctttggccagatgacacccaaaaaccataggggtcatctcctggtcaggccaattctccaagtcaagtttgagggccatgggtgcaggcattgttgagttatcaatcggacaaccttttaccattccaggtcactgtgaccttgacctttggcccaatgacccccaaaaacaataagggtcatctactggtcaggcccatcctccaagtcaagtttgagggccatgggtgtaggcattgttgagttatcactcgaacaaccttttaccattcaaggtcactgtgaccttgacctttgacccattgagccccaaaaacaataggggtcagctactggtcaagcccaacctccaagtcaagtttgagggccatgggtgcaggcattgttgagttatcacatgaacaacattttaccattaaaggtcactgtgaccttgacctttgaccccctgagcccaaaaaacaataggggtcagctactggtcaggcccaacctccaagtcaagtttgagggccatgggtgcaggcattgtcacgttatcactcggacaaccttttaccattcaaggtcactgtgaccttgacctttggcctgatgacccccaaaaacaataggggtcaactactggtcaggcccaatctccaagtcaagtttgagggccatgggtgcaggcattgtcacgttatcactcggacaaccttttaccattcaaggtcactgtgaccttgacctttggcctgatgacctccaaaaacaataggggtcaactacttgtcaggcccaacttccaagtcaagtttgagggccatgggtgcaggcattgtcacgttatcactcggacaaccttttaccattcaaggtcactgtgaccttgacctttggcctgatgatccccaaaaacaataggggtcagctactggtcaggcccaacctccatgtcaagtttgagggccatgggtgcaggcattgttgagttatcactcggacaagctttaaaattattttaccattaaaggtcactgtgaccttgacctttgacccgatgacccccaaaatcaataggggtcatctactggtcagccccaaccttcatgtgaagtttgatgaccatacgtccagggattgttgagttatcactcggacaagctttggtctaccgacggaccgaccgacataccgacatgcctgtgcaaagcaatatacccctcttcttcgaaggggggcataataaccTAGTAATATATAGAATATCTACAGCGACACGCTTGATTAACAACATAGTCTGAAAGCTGAGTGCAccgcttacgtcattttaattcgtaattataaacaagaggcccaaaagggcctatgctctactggcatggcttttgtggtcatatcaatccagagcatgtatgtatgggtaaaaggcaacagacatatagtttatgttttgtgtttgggttacctgaaaacgtagcacgttcaacatctgagcccagaaagtattgtaagcagattagttgcatgaactattttaatatgtgccaagtaaaagtcatctgacaaaaaaaatgctttcaaaactgtactcatagtaaaattttctgtagttttaaaagttaaaaaaagttggtcaaaaggtcaaagtcaagggcatcctaggacaacattgatcaatttgaacaaacattcacaatcaattgtgctgagatggatgcacgaacacacaaaaagttttcaaacctttccagatttatgtttaccaaacctgtgaaccctgggtgtggccagtaatgacaccaggtgcataacttaaacattcacaaccaattttgttaagatgaatgcgcaaactacagaacttaaagctaaaaaatggcctttgggctttcaacaaga encodes the following:
- the LOC128220168 gene encoding uncharacterized protein LOC128220168, with protein sequence MPGRGRGVKRRKTRQAETEPEEELSSPLDDVSKGNKNVVDFEEILQRSNVLETNTSFNIGCGAVAGNTPELVAASSTVAPLPAPITHLPCAPGGPSPIRLAPDDVAAHVPDLIRSQIRRGEFVNLALLLKGSLELTDFCSGTTLQLTAEGQLLSRPRECRDKIGTIEKWTDAFIIYMSIYIQANPSKASELLQYMWTIRECAGRQGGLAWRSYDEQFRLRQAFEPSSWAHINTDLWWRCMLMPAAATPAPSPRGTFPSRMARVCHFFNMGSCTWPNCRFRHICSSCGQGHSASVCTLSNRVPQRAQSFHTSQHFNVPRQPFRGRHPTSFNDNIRGATPRHF